The nucleotide sequence CCGACTACCGGCCCCCGGCGTGGCCGTCCGCGGAGAACCCGCAGCAGCTGCACCTGGACCTGAACGTCACGGACCTGGAAGCGGCGCACGAGCGCGTGCTCGGCCTGGGCGCGAAGCTGCTCGACGACACCCCGGAGACGTTCCGCGTCTACGCCGATCCGGTCGGGCACCCGTTCTGCCTCTGCGCCTGCTGACCCGTTTTTGCGTAGGCTCGGCGGTGTGATTTGTCCGAAGTGTCAGAACCAGATGCGGACCGTCGACAAGAACGGCATCCACATCGAC is from Amycolatopsis mediterranei and encodes:
- a CDS encoding VOC family protein, producing the protein MSAVPTLGVVALDCPDPVALAEFYRSVLEWAAPEVAEDGHWVTLANPAGGAGLAFQRVPDYRPPAWPSAENPQQLHLDLNVTDLEAAHERVLGLGAKLLDDTPETFRVYADPVGHPFCLCAC